The nucleotide sequence tcggccttgcaaactgttgggattataggcatgagccactgagcctgagctatgtatttactttttgagacagggtctgtcgcccaagctggagtgcagtggtgctatcacgactcactgcagtcttacgAATTCAGGCCTCAAGGGATCTTTCTACCTCGGACttcaggcgcgcaccaccacacccagctaatatatCTATCTTGTCGTCGTTTgttctggtagagatggggtttcaccatattgcccagaccGGTCTCTAactccgccttggcctcccaaagtgttgggattgtagacgtgagccaccatgccatgccctggccaataattttaaaagatgacaaaggccgggcgcggtggctcaagcctgtaatcccagcactttgggaggccgagacgggcggatcacaaggtcaggagatcgagatcatcctggctaacacggtgaaaccccgtctctactaaaaacacaaaaaactagccgggcgaggtggcgggcacctgtagtcccagctactcgggaggctgaggcaggagaatggcgtgaacccgggaggcggagcttgcagtgagccgagatcgcgccactgcactccagcctgggggacagagcaagactccgtcttgaaaaaaaaaaaaaaaaagatgacaaaacAGATTTGCTCATTAATCTCCTCCTTACCAGGGCTTTCCTGTTTGGGGCCAGGCTTTGTGTCTGCGGCAGGCATGGTCCGGGCCTTAAGCGTCTTATGGATTTCCAGGCGGGACACTGGTATCAAGGAACTGAGAGGTGAGCCTCAGGAAGCAGGGCCGGCTCTCATCACCTCCTCCCCAAGAAGAGCTGTGGCTTTAGGTCtctggaggcagagagaaggaagcCTTCGTCACCAGGCCCCCTCCCTGGGCACCAGGATGGGTGGGACACAGAGGCCCTCCTCCTGCCGCCTGGAAAGGGAGCCCACAGGCACCCTTAAGGTTCTGTGTTTCGCTCCTCTAACCCAGCCCTGGGCTCCCCCCGCCATGTGTTCTGGTACCCCACCCAACAGACACCTCcccatgcctgtgttcccagtgGCCTTTCCCTGCGTCCGGCGACTCTCACTCCCTTGGGCCACAGCAATAAACAAGGCAGAGGAGCCactacttgtttttgtttgttttgttcttgttttgttttttgagacagagtctagctctgtcgcccaggttggagtgcagtggtgcaattttggctcgctgcaacttctgcctcctgggttcaagtgattctcctgcctcagcctcctaagtagctgggactatggcgcctgccaccacgcctggctaatttttgtatttttagtaaaacggagtttcactgtgttggccaggctggtctcaaactcctgacctcaggatccacctgccttggcttcccaaagtgctgggattacaagcgtgagccaccacgcccagccgggtttttgttttgttttgttttgtttttgagaaggagccttcctctgttgcccaggctgaggtgcagtggcgccatctctgcttactgcggcctctgcctcctgggttcaagcgattctactatCTCAGCTtctagagtagctgagactacaggcgcccgccaccatgcccagctaatttttgtatttttagtagagatggggtttcgtcacgttggccaggctggtcttgaactcctgacctcaggtgatccgcccgccttggcctcccaaagtgctgcgattataggtgtgaggcactgcagcTGCTAGCCCACTCCTGGGATTTAAGCTCAGAAAATGGCAGCACATGGAATTTACTGTGCTGCAGGGAGTTTTTTTCGTTGTACACCATTGCAGTTTTCAGATTTACCATGCTGTTACAGCTCTACTtctacttctgttttctttttctttacttttctttttttcttgagaaggagtttcgctcttattgcccaggctggagtgcagtggcgtgatcttggctcaccacaacccctgcctcccaggttcaagcaattctcctgcctcagcctccctagtagctgggattacaggcatgtgccaccatgcccgactaattttgtgtttttaatagagacggggtttctccatgttggtcaggctggtctcgaactcctgatctcaggtgatccgcccgcctcagcctctcaaagtgctgggattacaggcgtgagccaccgtgcccggcctctactTCTATTTTCTGTCACAGGGACTTCCATCCCAGCACAGACCTTCATTGATGAATTTCTGCAGTTCCCCCTGCAGAAGCTCCCTGGGCCACCTCCAGGGGGCATCCTGGACCCTCCCCAGACTGGCTGGAGTCCCCCCAGGGGTCCAGAGACGCCCACGTCCTCTTAGCCAGGAGTGGGTGGCAGCGCCAAGGGACCCTGATGGGGCCTGGCTCTGGCCCATGTCGTGCTGCACTACCCGCCCACCACACACTCCAGGCAGCTCTCAAGGACAAGGGGCCCCAGGGGAGCGCGGCGGGGACAGCTTCTTGCAGAGCCTCTGGTCCCGGGGGTCCTCCAATTGGCACAGACAGCTCCATCTGCATCCCCCATTCTGCCCCCGTCACGGTGTTTTCCTGACAGGCTGGGGGTGGTCAGCCTCTGGCGCAGCAAGGATAGATCCTAGCCACAGCAATCATTGAGTGCCTACTGGGTACCAGGCACGGTTCAGCTCCCAGACCCACCACTGGATTACCAACGCCGACGAGATGATGAAGTGGCCACTGTTTTCACCCCcagtttacagataaggaaactgaggcaggaggggctGAGGCCCTTATCCTCTTCCCCTCAGCTGGGACTATCAAGCAGGGCTGGCGTCTCACCACTTCAGTGTGGCCTTTGTGGGGAGGGCTGCTGCTTTCAAACCTTCTCAGACTCACCACACCCGCCGGGGACCCTCACGCTTCAGGAGCAGGAGTCGGGCTCTGCCCCAGaccttctgttttgtttgtttgtttgttttttgagatggagtcttgctctgttgcccaggctggagtatagtggtcccatcttggctcactgcaacctctgcctcccaggttcaagtgatcctcctccctcagcctcagtcccagagtagctgggactacaggcgtgtgccaccacgccccgctaagttttttttgtttttgtttttgtttttttgagatggagtctcactttgtcacccaggctggagtgcgatggcacagtcttggctcactgcaacctccgcctcccaggatcaagcaattctcccgcctcagcctcctgagtagctgggactacaggcgtgtgccaccacacccggataatttttatatttttagtagagatggggtttcactatgttggtcaagctggtctgaaactcttgacttcgtgacatgcccacctcggcctcccaaagtgctgggattacaggcgtgagccaccgcgcccggcaagttttgtatttttttgttgttgttgttgagacagagtcttgctttgtcgcccagactggagtgcagtggccagatctcagctcactgcaagctccgcctcccgggttcacgccattctcctgcctcagcctcccgagtagctgggactacaggcgtccgccaccttgcccggctagtttttgtattttttagtagagacggggtttcactgtgttagccaggatggtctcgatctcctgaccttgtgatccgcccgtctcggcctcccaaagtgctgggattacaggcttgagccaccgcgcccggccaagttttgtatttttaatggagatggggtttctccatctgCATTAGACCAGCCATGTTGgaccggctggtcttgaactcctggcctcaagcaatccacccgcctcggcctcctaaagtgctgggattacaggcatgagccaccgtgcccagcctgccccAGCCCTTCTGTGCCTCTCTGGACAGGGGTAGCCTGTTCCCCCAAGCTGAGGCTCTTGGGCTCAGGGGCTAGGATATATCTAACCTCCACCATTTACCCAACATGATCTGGGGCAGGTCAgttctccctgggcctcagttcgCTAGTTAGTGAGTGGAGTCAATAATAGTTTCACTCATGGAATTGTCTGGAGGTCAAGATGAGATAGTTTATCATGACCCAAAACGAGATCCCTGATGTCTGGGACCCGGGGCTGCCCCGTGACTGGCATGATTGCTGGGGGAGCGCTGGATTCACCCTTGCTGGGAGGTCAGGAAAGAGTGTGTCAGGCTCTGCCCTCTGAGAGGGGGCTGTTAAGCCCATGTGGGCACAAAAGTATATTCTGAGGGATTGTCTGGccctgtgccttttttttttttttttttttttttttttttgagacggagtctcgctctgttgcccaagctggagtgcagtggctggatctcaactcactgcaagctccgccgcctgagtttacaccattctcctgcctcagcctcctgagtagctgggactacaggcgcctgccacctcgcccagctagttttttgtattttttagtagagacggggtttcaccgtgttagccaggatggtcttgatctcctgacctcgtgatccgcctgtctcggcctcccaaagtgctgggattacaggcttgagccaccgcgcccggcctttttttttttttttttagatggagtttcatctggttgccaagactggagttctatggcgcaatctcagctcactgcaacctccgcctcctgggttcaagcgattctcctgccttagcctctcaagtagctgggattacaggtgcctgccaccacacccagctaattttttgtatttttcgtagagatggggtttcaccatgttggtaaggctggtcttgaattcctgacctcaggtgatccgcccacctcggcttcccaaattgctgggattacaggcgtgacctaccgcacccggccaaggaCCTGGGCCATTTAAGTGGAGTCCTGAAGGATGAGTAGGTGTTAGCCAGGCTGAGAAGGAGGGAATGATGCTCTAGGCACAGACGCACAGAGGCAGGCAAAGTTTTGGTTTAGACAAAAATTGAGACTCGCTGGATAAAGTGATCTTAGGGGACCATCACCAGAGAGGAGACACTGGAAGTCTGCAAGGCCTTGTCCTGCCCCTCCAGGGCTAGAGGTTCAAGGAGGGGCTGACTCTTTTTCCTGGAGGCCTCGCAGAACCACAGACCCCAGGAATGGCTTGGTGTGGCCAATGTGAGGCTTCTAAGCCTCTGTCTAGCTCTGCGGGGAGACAGGTTGGTGGGGAGAAGCTGGGGGTGGCAGTGGACAGGACAGAGTGTGGGGACAGCTTTGGGAGCCGTGCTAGGCAAGGACAAGGGACAACTCTTGTGTGGAGTCACTCAGAGGGGTCTTGAATGGTGCTGAAGGCCCCTGACAGCCCCCCTGCGATAGCCACTGTAGCTCTGCCTGTACCTGGGCCTTCGCTCTGTTGTTGTCCCACCCGCAGGAGTCTGGCTAAAGGGGCATCCCTCAGCCCTACTCCCTCATCAGTGTTCCCAGTACCCTCTCCCTGGCACTTCCACTCCTGGgggaggaggctgagcagggagagAATGGAACGTGTTCCCCCAGAGGAGCACAGTTCCAGCCAGCGGCCCACTCAGTGAGGTGCTCAGGTACCCACGTCCCCACCAGCTGCCAGggttccctctcctccctccgtccctcctcCCATCTGGGGAGCCCAGCAGTACTGCGGGGGCGGAACAAGGCGGGGCCACGAACGGTTATAGCTGGGCTCGCAAGGGGACCCACGGATCGCCTCCAGCCTCCTGCGCTCCGGTACCTGGGCGTCCCGACTCCACTGCGCGCCCAAACCCAGCTGAGCCGGTTCGTGGCCCGCCCCCCCGGGCGGCCGTCGACGCGAGCACCCTGGCGCGGGGCCCAGGGAAGCGGGGGGCTCCCGCGAGCCGGCCGCGGCTGGCATTGCCGCTGCTCCTGTTCCTGTTGCCGCTGCCCGCCGGCGCGTGGTACAAGCAAGTGGCGAGTCCCCGCTACCACACGGTGGGCCGCGCCGCTGGCCTGCTCATGGGGCTGCGCCGCTCACCCTACATGTGGCGCCGCGCGCTGCGCGCGGCCGCCGGCCCCCTGACCGGGGACACCCTCTCCCCCGGACCCGCTGCCCGCGAGGCTCCTCTCCTGCTGCCCTCGTGGGTTCAGGAGCTGCGGGAGACGCGACGCAGGAGCTCCGAGGCAGGGATCCCTGTCCGTGCGCCCCGGAGCCCGCGCGCCCCGGAGTCTGCGCTGGAACTGGTGTCCCTGGACTTCAGCGGAGCCAGCCAGGTACGTGAGAGGGAAGGAGGCCTGGACCGCCGCAGGCAAAGGGGTCTCAGGAGGTCTGAGCCGCAGCACAGAGCCATGTGTTCAGGGGGCACCCTCGGGCCCTTCCATCCCCCGCTCCGCACCCAGAAAAGTTTTCCCTGGGCAGGCTCGACCCTGGCACCCGGGGGTGGCAGTGGAGGGCCACAGCCTCCTCCCCACGGCCTTGCTCTGTTCTCGCTAGCGACTTCCGAGAGACGTCTCCCGCCCCGCCGTGGTCCCCGCAGCAAACCGCCTTGGCCGGCCCCGCCTGACCCCCGGACCGTCCTGACAGCGTTCCCCCGCCTGCGGCGCCTCCGCGCCTGACCCAGGAGGAGTCTCCGCAGCTTCCAGGGGCCGCTCACAGCCCTGGCCTGCCGTCCGGTCAATAAAATCCGCCTGACTCCTGCGCCCCCGCGTGCGACCCCTTCGTCTGCCTGTGTACTTTGCCGTCTAGCTCAGGGCGCAGACAGGCGCGCCCACGCCCTGGCAAATGTCATGGGCCCCTCCCTCGCCGACCAGGGGAAGCGCCGGGCACTCAGCATTCATTTCAAACCTGAATGTCCTGGCACCCCCTTTCTCCCTTAGCCAAAGTCTTCCGCAGAGGATTAAGAACCTCTGGTCCCCTTCTTCTGGGTCATGCCCATGGAGGAGGGGCCCCTCCACCTGAGCCCCACCTtgctgcttgctttttttttttatttttttgagacggagtctccctttgtcgcccaggctggagtgcaatggcgagattttgacttactgcaacctccacctccacaggttcaagcgattctcccacctcagcctcctgagtagctggtactacaggcacccaccatgatgcccagctaagttttgtatttttgtagagacggggtttcaccatgttggctggactggtcttgaactcctgacctcaggtgatccgcccacctcggcctcccaaagtgctgggattatgggcatgagccaccgtgcccggctgctcCTCTACCTTTTATCCCTCTCTGCATGCCCTTCTGGTCACTGGCTCCAGCCCCCCCACATACATGTGCCCTGCCATCTTGAATACCGAGGACCTCCATCCACCAGGCCCCCTCCAATTCCTCTCCCAAGGGTctgggcccctcctccctcactctcctTCTTCAACCCTCTCTAATCTGCCCTGGGACTCCAACGACTGTCCTGGACCCCAAACCACCAAGGTCACATGCACTGATGCAGCCCACCCTTGGAACCCTCCTGTAGCCATGTGGCAGGGTCCCCCCTTGGGGCCACCCAGCAAggattgggggaggggtggtCCTGGGCCTGGCTTTAGGATTCCCCTGTGGAACCagccccccacccctgctcctGGAAGCCCCGCCTCCCCTCGCTGGTAGGTCCTTTCCATCTCCAAGGTGTGTCCTTCTCCCAAATGTGGGTGCTCTTTTTATCTCCACCCcttcaattctttttcttttttttttccgagacagagtctccagCCCATGCTGAAgaggcactatctcggctcactacaaccaccgcctccctgcctccccggcttagatgattctcctgcctcagcctccccagtagctgagattgcaggtgcccactaccaagcccagctaatttttgtattttttaaaatagaggccgggcgcggtggctcaagcctgtaatcccagcactttgggaggccgagacgggcggatcacgaggtcaggagatcgagaccatcctggttaacacggtgaaaccccgtctctactaaaaaatacaaaaaattagccgggcgcggtggtgggcgcctgtagtcccagctactcaggaggctgaggcaggagaatggcgtgaacccgggaggcggagcttgcagtgagctgagatccggccactgcactccagcccgggcgacagagcgagactctgtctcaaaaaaataaataaataaataaaataaaataaaataaaataaaataaaataaaataaaataaaataaaatagagatggaattttgccatgttggccaggctggtcttgaactcctgacctcaggggatccacccacctcgtcctcctaaagtgctgagattacaggcgtgagccacggcacctggcccaccagccaattgttttgtttttagttttttgttttttgtttttgtttttgtttttgtttgagacagagtttccctcttgctgcccaggctggagcgcaatggcgcgatcttggctcgccacaacctctgcctcctgggttcaagccattctcctgcctcagcctgtagctgggattacagtcatgcacctccacgcccgcctaattttgtattttcagtagagacagcatttcttcatgttggtcaagctggtctcgaactcccgatctcaggtgatcctcccgcctcggcctcccaaagtgctggaattacaggcgtgagcctcacCAGCCAATTCTTACATGGAGCCCTAGGTTCCATCTAGGCCTCCCTCCGGCTCTGTGCTGGGTGAAGAGGTGGTCACACACCTCACAGGACAACTCATTCCTTCCCAGTCCTGGCCCTGTTCCTCACTGAACCTGACCTCTAAGAACATGGATGTCCTGACCTTGTCACCCCCACACCACGCCTCAAGGGCTCCCCACTGCCTATGGGATGATACCCGTGCCGTGTCTGCTCTCACCGCCCCTCCCActgcctcctccccttccccaccgTCTGCTCCAGACTGCAGATTCCAGGACAGCCCGGGACCTCCCTCCCCGAAGGAGGACTCCAGGGCCCCAGGCTGTGTTAAATGTTCTTCCTGGAGCTGCTTCAGCTCTGGCCTTCCCTTGCAAACGCCAAGGTGCTCAAAGCCCTGTTTTTGCGGGGACGGGGGGAGGTTTCAGTCATATTCCCTGGTGCTTGCCTGGTCCAAGATGGGGAGGCAGAGCCGATGAGGGGcttctctgcctccccagctccaCACCCTTATTCCCCTGCAGCGCAACCAGCCCTAGGGCGCCAGCCTCACCCCAGTCCCCACCCCACAAGACTGGATCGAGTGGAAGCCAGATGGGCAGGATGCTGGGGCAACTCCTCGGACGATGCAATGCGACCAGTTCCGACCAGGTGGCGCTGCGCGGCTACCGTTCTGGGCGGTAGCCTCCGCCCCGCGCCTCCAGCAATGGGCGGGCCGCAGTGGGCGGGGCCACAGCGGGTGGGCGGGGCCGCCCCGTCGGCGGCAGCGGtttcctgcccctccctccctcttgggTCGTCGCAGTCCccaccttccctctcctcctctctgggtctctgttgGTCACCTCCTTCTGTCGCGCTGGCCCCGCCTGCTCCAGTTTCGGAATCTGAAGAGAGGCACGGTGCAGCCTGAGGGAAGAGGCCCTAGGCGCGGTCTGGTTATGCTTGCAGGACCATTAATGTCCATCAGAAAGCAGCGCCTACCTGAGCAGCTCTGAACCATTACCGGGCGTCGGAATAGTGGTCCCATCCCCAGACAGGGCTCCAGGTCACGGCCACATCCCAGAGCCTCTGTCCAGGCCCAGGCTCGGGCTCCCTGAGATCGCTGGGACCTTGCTGGAGGGATGCGGGTTCAAGGCCTGGAGGAAAGGTCCTGCAGAAACAGGAGTGCAGGGGCGCCCCCACCCCGGTGAACCCCCCACCGACAGCCCAGGGGAACAGCTGAGACCGCTCCCTCTGCTGGATAGGACTCACGCCTGGGTAGCATGCTGGCAGGCGTGGGGAAAGGGGGTTGGGTGGAGAGTGGGGAATCCCCCAAGCCTCTGATTGCCCCTCACTTGACTTTCTTCCCCCCTGCTGCTGCCCTGGGAACCCACATCACCCCATCTGCACTCCGCAGAAGCAGCAAAATAAAGTCCACCCTCCTCTTGATGCCCACTCTACTGCCTCCTGCCCACTTCCCTAGCCCTTCCTTTGTGACACCAAGCACTTGGCGGCCCCTGAACATCTTTGCCCAGGCGCTTCCCTTCGccttcctctgcctccagggcagCACCCGTGGGGGCCAAGGTCAGCCTTGGACCAGGGCTGAGAGCTTCCGGAGGCTGGCTGGAGAAGAGGCGTGGGAGGGTTTAGCCCTGAGAGCTGCTGGGTCACCATTCCTTGCCTGTTCCTCCAGGTCCCTGGACTCACTGTCCCCTCTGACTCTGAACCTCCTCTGAAAGTGTGACCTCCAGTTCCTCTCTGGCTGTCTCATTCCTCCTGCTCCCCGCTTTGCCAGGCCCACTTCCTTTGTTGCCTGACCCTTTGCTACTCTGTTACCCTGCTCAGCCCTTGTTGGCTTTGGGAACTCCTTTGTTACTTTGTAGCGGTAGAGTGTACTGTGATACTTCCTTGGTTCCTGGCCCCAGTTGTGACCTCATGTCCCTGATGGCCCTTCCCTCCGCCATGCTGTTCTCTAtcccatcttttatttatttatttttaaattattattattattattattttttgagatagtgtcttgctctgtcacccaggctggagtgtaatgatgtaatctcagctcactgtaacctccgcctcctgggttcaagtgattctcctgcctcaacctccccagtagctgggattacaggtgtc is from Macaca fascicularis isolate 582-1 chromosome 20, T2T-MFA8v1.1 and encodes:
- the NPW gene encoding neuropeptide W; this translates as MERVPPEEHSSSQRPTHSTAGAEQGGATNGYSWARKGTHGSPPASCAPVPGRPDSTARPNPAEPVRGPPPRAAVDASTLARGPGKRGAPASRPRLALPLLLFLLPLPAGAWYKQVASPRYHTVGRAAGLLMGLRRSPYMWRRALRAAAGPLTGDTLSPGPAAREAPLLLPSWVQELRETRRRSSEAGIPVRAPRSPRAPESALELVSLDFSGASQRLPRDVSRPAVVPAANRLGRPRLTPGPS